From the genome of Thermaerobacter marianensis DSM 12885:
GGAGGCGGCCCAGGGTTCCATGCCGGTGACGCAATTGCGGCAGCTTCCCCTCCAATTCCTGGCCTGGTTCCGCCAGCTCAAACCGGCGGCCCGGTGGGTCGTGGTATCGGCCGCGGGCCTGGTCCTGGCCGGCCTGCTGGCGCTGATCCTGGTCGGCCGCGGGAACCCGCGGTGGGAACCGCTCTTCACTCGGCTGGACCCGGCCGACGCCGCCGCCATCGTCAGCCAGCTGGAGGAGAAGGGCGTGCCCTACCAGCTGGCCCAGGGCGGGCAGGCCATCCTGGTGCCCGGCACCGAGGTCGACCGGCTGCGCCTGGAGCTGGCCGCCCAGGGGCTGCCGCGCGAGGGCACGGTGGGCCTCGAGCTGATGGACTCGATACCCATGGGCGCCACCGAGTTCGAGCGGCAGGTGCAGTACGTGCGCGGCCTGCAGGGCGAACTGGCCCGGACCATCAGCCGGTTGGACGGGGTCGAGGCGGCCCGGGTGCACGTCGTCCTGCCGGAGGACAGCCCCTTCGTCGGCCAGCGGCGGCCGGCCACGGCGGCGGTGCTGGTCCAGCTCAAGCCCGGCGCCAGCCTCGCTCCCGAGCAGGTGCGGTCCATCATGCACCTGGTGGCCTCGGCGGTCGAGGGGCTGAAGCCCGAAGACGTGACGGTGGTGGACACGACGGGGCGGCTGCTCTCCGCCGAGGTGCCCCCCGAGGAGGGGCAGGGTGCCGTGGTCCAGGGGGACCGCTTCGAGATCGAACGCCGTTTCGAACAGGAGCTGCAGCAGAGCCTCCAGACGCTGCTGGAACAGGTGCTGGGTCCGGGCAACGTGATCGCCCGGGTCAACGCCGAGCTCAACTTCGACCAGCAGGTCATCGAGCGGCACCTCTTCCAGCCGCCGGCCGACGGGGGCCAGGGCATCCTCCGGTCGATCCAGGAGCTCCAGGAGACCTTCACCGGGCAAGGCGTCCCCGTGGGCGTGCCCGGCGACAGCAACATTCCCACCTATCCCCAGCTGGTGGGTGGCACGGGCCAGTACCAGCGCACCGAGCGCACCGCCAACTACGAGATCAACGAGGTGGTCGACCGGGTGCAGGTGGCGCCCGGGGCGGTCCGGCGCCTCTCGGTGGCCGTGGTGGTCAACGGCGACCTGACCCCCCAGCGCCAGCAGGCCCTGCAGCAGGCCGTGGCGGCCGCCATCGGCACCGACCCCCAGCGGCAGGACCAGGTGGAGGTCGTCGGCATGCCCTTCGACACGTCGGTGGCCGACCGGCTGCAGCAGTCCCTGGACGAGGAGCGGCAGGCCCGCGAGCAAGCCCGGCGGATGGCGCTGCTGGCCGGCGCAGCGGTCCTGGCCCTGCTGGCCCTGGGGTTGCTGGTGGCGGTGTGGCGGCGGCGCCGGGCGGCCCGGCGGGCCGCGGCCGAAGCCCAGATGGGCGGCCTTGGGGTGCCCGTCCAGGGCATGCCGGGTGCCGGCGGTTTGCCCGGGGCCGTGCCCCCCGCCGCACCGGCGGGGGCGGGCGCGGTGGGCGGACCGGCCGCCGGTGCCGCGGCGGCCTGGGCCAACGGCCGGGCGGCCGACGCCGCGGCCTACGATCAGGTCGCCGAGCTGGTGAAGAACCAGCCGGAACACGTGGCGCAGGTGATCCGGAGCTGGCTGGCGGAGCGGTCGGGCAACTAGGCCGCGGGTGGACTGCGGCCCGCCGGCCGCGCCGTCCCGACGCCCGCTCCGGGACGGGGAAGGTCGTGGGGGTCCGGCGGCACGGGCGCCGCCCGGACCCGGCCGGCCGGCGATCCCGGGCGGGCGGGCCGGAACGGGTGGCACCGGTGTACGGGGCCTGAGGGAGGAGGCGACGGCGGTGGCGGTACGACAGGGTGCGTTGAGGCGGGGCGGACCGGGCCGGGGTGGGAGCCTGGCGGTGCCGGGACCGGTTCCGCCGGGTACCGGGACCCAGGGCCGGCCGGGCGTGCCCGGACCCGGGGCGGGAAGCCCGGGCCCCACGGGCGCCGAGGGGGGCGCCTTCCCAGGCGCGGCCGGCGGCGCCGCCGCACCCGGTGCCGTGACGGCGGTGGCGGGGGCTGCCGGCTCCGCCGGCGCCGCCGGAGCCGGTGCGGCGGCGGCCGGGACCGCCGGTTCGTCCGGCGGGGCGGGCTTGAGCGCGGCCGCCCGGGACGCGGTCCGGGACCTGTCCCCCCGGCGCAAGGCGGCGATCCTCATGATCTCCCTGGGACCGGAACTGGCCGCCCGGGTCTTCCGTTACCTGCGGGAGGACGAGATCGAGCAGCTGACCCTGGAGATCGCCAACACCGACCGCGTGTCGCCCGAGCAGCGGCAGGCGGTGTTGGAGGAATGCCGCGACCTCGCCCTGGCCCACGCCTACATCGCCCAGGGGGGCATCGACTACGCCCGCGAGCTCCTGGTGCAGGCTCTGGGCCACCAGCGGGCGGCCGAGGTCCTCAACCGGCTGACCGCCACCTTGCAGGTGCGGCCCTTCGAGTTCGTCCGCCGCGCCGATCCGCTCCAGATACTGAACTTCATCCAGCAGGAGCATCCGCAGACCATCGCCCTGATCCTGGCGTACCTGCACCCCGAGCAGGCGGCCGTGGTCCTGAGCGGGCTGCCGCCGGACCGCCGGGCCGACGTGGCCCGCCGCCTGGCCCTGATGGAGCGCACCTCGCCGGAGCTGATCCGCGAGGTGGAGCGGGTGCTGGAGCGCAAGCTCTCGTCGGTCCTGGGCGACGAGGGCACCGCCGCCGGCGGCCTGCAGGCGGTGGTGCAGGTGCTCAACAACGTGGACCGCGGCACCGAACGCAGCATCATGGAGGTCCTGGAGGTCACCGACCCCGAGCTGGCCGAGGAGATCAAGAAGCGCATGTTCGTCTTCGAGGACATCGTGCTCCTGGACGACCGCTCCCTGCAGCGGGTGTTGCGGGAGGTGGACCTCAACGAGGACCTGCCCCTGGCCCTCAAGGCCGTCAGCGAGGACGTCAAGCAGAAGATCTTCCGCAACCTGTCCCAGCGGGCCGTGGAGATCCTGCAGGAGAACCTGTCGTACCTCGGGCCCGTGCGCCTCCGCGACGTGGAAGAGGCCCAGCAGAAGATCGTCAACATCATCCGCCGCCTGGAGGAAGAGGGCGAGATCGTGATCGCGCGGGGTGGCCAGGATGAAGTGGTCGTCTGAGGTGGAATGCGGTCCCGCCCCGGGCCGGCCGGGTGCAGGCGAGCCCGGCCCCGCCCGCCCGTGGGTACCCGCGACCCTGGACGGCACCGTCGTCCACGACGCCGTCCCGCTCCCCGGTGCGGAGGAACCCGGCGAAGGCCGTCCGGCCGGGGATCCGGCACGGGGTCCCGCTGCGGCCCTCCGGCCCCGGGTATCCGGGCTGCGGCGCTGGGCCTGGCCGGCCCTGGCGGAAGGCACAGGCGGCCAGGTGCGGGTGGCCCGGGACCTGACCCCGGCCTGCCCGGCGGCGGGGGAGGGCGACCCCGCTGGCGGGCAGCGGCGGTTCCGCGGCACTTCGGCGGGTCCGAACCACACCTTGCCGGCTCGGCCGACTCCCAAAGGGCGCGCCGAGGGCGGCCCGGGCAGGGACCTGGCGGCGGACCGGCGGCGGGCCCGGCGCTGGCTGGCCCGGGCCCGGAAGGCTGCGGCCGCTCACTTGGCACGGGCTCGCCAGGAGGCCGAAGCCCTGCGCCGGCAAGCCTGGGAGGAAGGATGGGCCCAGGGGGAGGCGGCGGCCCGGGCTCGCTGGGAGGCCGCCTGCCGCGGGCTGGAGGAACAGTTGACCCGCCAGCGCGAGGCCCTGGAAGCCCGGTACCGGCAGCTCCTGGCCGCTTCCGCCGAGCCCCTGCTCGAGCTGGCCCTGGCCATTGCCCGGCGGGTGGCGGGCGACCACCTGGCCGCCGACGTCGCCAGCCTGCGGCGGCAGGTGGAGGACGCCCTGGCGCGCCTGGGCAGCGAGGGGGCCCGGGTGCTGGTTCATCCCGAGAGTCTCGCGCAGCTGGAGGGCACCGCACCTCTGGCAGCCGGCGTCCAGCTGGTGGCCGACCTGACCCTGGCCCCCGGCGACTTCCGGGTCGAGACGCCCCGCGGCCAGGTGGACGGCCGGGTGGCGGTGCAGGTGGAACGGCTGGGGAAGGCGTTGCGGGAGCAAGGGCTCGGCGTGGCCCCGGCCGCGACCGCGGTGCGGGTCCCGGGACCGGATGCGGGTTCAGCGCCGGCGGGGCCACCCGATCCGCAAGGACCGGCCCCGGACGGGGAGGGGTCGCACCCGCACGGGGAGCCGGAAGCCGGCAGGGAAGGGAGGGAGTCGGCATGGCCGTGACCGCGGCGGACCTGCAGGCGGCAGCCCCGCGCATGGACGAAGCGCTTCCGGACGGCCCGGACTCCCTCCTGGACTGGTCGCGGCTGCAGGCGGCGCTGGAAACCGCCGACCCCCGGCCGACCCAGGGCTGGGTCGAGCAGGTGGTGGGCCTGGCGGTGGAGGCCCGGGGACCGGTGAGCTCCCTGGGGGAGCTCTGCTGGATCCACCGGGCCGGACTGCCGCCCGTGCCGGCCGAGGTGGTGGGATTCCGCGGCCCCCACACCCTGCTGATGCCCCTGGGCGACGCGCGGGCCATCCGGCCCGGCAGCCTGGTGGAAGCCACGGGCCGCGGCTTCACCGTGGGCGTGGGCGAGGGCCTGCTGGGCCGCGTCCTGGACGGCCTGGGCCGGCCGCTGGACGGGCAGGGACCGGTGGCCGTGGAGGCGTGGTACCCCGCCGAAGGCGAGCCGCCGCCGCCGCTGGCCCGCCAGCCGATCCGCGAGCCCCTGCCCGTGGGCGTGCGGTCCATCGACGCCCTGCTGACCTGCGGCCGGGGCCAGCGGGTCGGCATCTTCGCCGGCAGCGGGGTGGGCAAGAGCACGCTCCTGGCCATGATGACCCGCCACACCGCCGCCGACGTGGTGGTGGTGGCCCTGATCGGCGAGCGGAACCGCGAAGTCCGCGACTTCGTGGACCACCACCTGGCGGGCAGCCGTCGCCGCACGGTGGTGGTGGCGGCCACCGCCGACCGGCCCGCCCTGGTGCGGATCAAGGCCGCCCAGGTGGCCACGGCCATCGCCGAGTTCTTCCGCGACCGGGGCCGCCACGTGCTGCTGGTGATGGACTCCGTCACCCGCTACGCCATGGCCCTGCGGGAGGTGGGGCTGGCCGTGGGCGAGCCGCCGGCCACCCGGGGCTACCCGCCGTCGGTCTTTGCGGCCCTGCCGCGGCTGCTGGAGCGGGCCGGGACCGGCCCCCGGGGCAGCATCACCGGGTTCTACACCGTGCTGGTGGACGGCGACGACTTGAACGAGCCCATCGCCGACGCGGTGCGGGGCACTCTGGACGGGCACATCGTCCTGTCGCGGCAACTGGCCGAGGAAGGGCAGTTCCCCGCGGTGGACGTCCTGGCCAGCGTCAGCCGGCTGATGCCCGAGCTGGTGGAACCGGCCCACTGGGCGGCCGCCCAGCGGTTGCGGCGGTGGCTGGGGGCGTACCGGGAGGCCCGGGATCTGCTGGAGATCGGCGCCTACCAGCGAGGCAGCAACCCGGACGTGGACCGGGCCCTGGAGCGGATGCCGGCCATTCGCGCCTTCCTGACCCAAGGCCGCGACGAGGCGTCGCCCTTCGCCGAGGCCGTGGCCCGGTTGCAGGAGGTGGCCGGCGGTGCGGTGACCTAGGTTCGATCCCGCGGACGGCGGGCCCCGACGGGCACGGGGGTTCGCCGGAGGAGACGGCCCAGCCCGTGACACGGGATGCCACGGGACGCGGGAGACCGGACCCGGGGCACAGGCCACGGGACGCCGGATGACCCGGCCCGGGGGACCCGGACCCCGGGACCAACCCCGGGGTGCGGGTCCGGCCCCCGGGCGGCGGAAGAGGTGG
Proteins encoded in this window:
- the fliF gene encoding flagellar basal-body MS-ring/collar protein FliF; translation: MTGTEEAAQGSMPVTQLRQLPLQFLAWFRQLKPAARWVVVSAAGLVLAGLLALILVGRGNPRWEPLFTRLDPADAAAIVSQLEEKGVPYQLAQGGQAILVPGTEVDRLRLELAAQGLPREGTVGLELMDSIPMGATEFERQVQYVRGLQGELARTISRLDGVEAARVHVVLPEDSPFVGQRRPATAAVLVQLKPGASLAPEQVRSIMHLVASAVEGLKPEDVTVVDTTGRLLSAEVPPEEGQGAVVQGDRFEIERRFEQELQQSLQTLLEQVLGPGNVIARVNAELNFDQQVIERHLFQPPADGGQGILRSIQELQETFTGQGVPVGVPGDSNIPTYPQLVGGTGQYQRTERTANYEINEVVDRVQVAPGAVRRLSVAVVVNGDLTPQRQQALQQAVAAAIGTDPQRQDQVEVVGMPFDTSVADRLQQSLDEERQAREQARRMALLAGAAVLALLALGLLVAVWRRRRAARRAAAEAQMGGLGVPVQGMPGAGGLPGAVPPAAPAGAGAVGGPAAGAAAAWANGRAADAAAYDQVAELVKNQPEHVAQVIRSWLAERSGN
- the fliG gene encoding flagellar motor switch protein FliG, which gives rise to MSAAARDAVRDLSPRRKAAILMISLGPELAARVFRYLREDEIEQLTLEIANTDRVSPEQRQAVLEECRDLALAHAYIAQGGIDYARELLVQALGHQRAAEVLNRLTATLQVRPFEFVRRADPLQILNFIQQEHPQTIALILAYLHPEQAAVVLSGLPPDRRADVARRLALMERTSPELIREVERVLERKLSSVLGDEGTAAGGLQAVVQVLNNVDRGTERSIMEVLEVTDPELAEEIKKRMFVFEDIVLLDDRSLQRVLREVDLNEDLPLALKAVSEDVKQKIFRNLSQRAVEILQENLSYLGPVRLRDVEEAQQKIVNIIRRLEEEGEIVIARGGQDEVVV
- a CDS encoding flagellar assembly protein FliH/type III secretion system HrpE; translation: MKWSSEVECGPAPGRPGAGEPGPARPWVPATLDGTVVHDAVPLPGAEEPGEGRPAGDPARGPAAALRPRVSGLRRWAWPALAEGTGGQVRVARDLTPACPAAGEGDPAGGQRRFRGTSAGPNHTLPARPTPKGRAEGGPGRDLAADRRRARRWLARARKAAAAHLARARQEAEALRRQAWEEGWAQGEAAARARWEAACRGLEEQLTRQREALEARYRQLLAASAEPLLELALAIARRVAGDHLAADVASLRRQVEDALARLGSEGARVLVHPESLAQLEGTAPLAAGVQLVADLTLAPGDFRVETPRGQVDGRVAVQVERLGKALREQGLGVAPAATAVRVPGPDAGSAPAGPPDPQGPAPDGEGSHPHGEPEAGREGRESAWP
- a CDS encoding FliI/YscN family ATPase, translating into MAVTAADLQAAAPRMDEALPDGPDSLLDWSRLQAALETADPRPTQGWVEQVVGLAVEARGPVSSLGELCWIHRAGLPPVPAEVVGFRGPHTLLMPLGDARAIRPGSLVEATGRGFTVGVGEGLLGRVLDGLGRPLDGQGPVAVEAWYPAEGEPPPPLARQPIREPLPVGVRSIDALLTCGRGQRVGIFAGSGVGKSTLLAMMTRHTAADVVVVALIGERNREVRDFVDHHLAGSRRRTVVVAATADRPALVRIKAAQVATAIAEFFRDRGRHVLLVMDSVTRYAMALREVGLAVGEPPATRGYPPSVFAALPRLLERAGTGPRGSITGFYTVLVDGDDLNEPIADAVRGTLDGHIVLSRQLAEEGQFPAVDVLASVSRLMPELVEPAHWAAAQRLRRWLGAYREARDLLEIGAYQRGSNPDVDRALERMPAIRAFLTQGRDEASPFAEAVARLQEVAGGAVT